The genomic window AACTGTATCGAGCAGAAGCAGAGGGCAAAATTCACCATATTCTTGTGCGCCACGAGCAAGGTGCTGCCCATGCGGCTGATGGCTATGCTCGGGCAACGGGTAAGGTGGGCGTGTGTTTTGGCACCTCTGGCCCTGGCGCTACCAACCTTGTTACAGGGATCGCCACGGCTCAAATGGACTCGATTCCTATGGTTATTGTCACAGGGCAGGTACCCTCCTATGCGATTGGCTCCGATGCATTTCAAGAAACGGATATTTACGGGATCACGTTGCCGATCGTCAAGCATTCCTATGTTGTGCGCGATCCGCGTGAAATGGCAACCATTGTGGCTGAAGCCTTCCACATTGCTAGCACAGGTCGGCCTGGCCCTGTCTTGATTGATGTTCCTAAAGACATTGGGCTAATGGTATTCGACTATGAGCCTGTGGAGCCAGGGTCAGTACGACTGCGGGGTTATCGTCCCACGGTGAAGGGTAATCCTCGTCAAATTTTGCAAGCTATTCCTTTGATGCGGTCAGCACGTCGTCCCCTACTCTATGTCGGTGGTGGGGCGATCG from Cyanobacteriota bacterium includes these protein-coding regions:
- a CDS encoding thiamine pyrophosphate-binding protein, whose protein sequence is MQANNASTKQASGAYALIDSLVRHGVKHIFGYPGGAILPIYDELYRAEAEGKIHHILVRHEQGAAHAADGYARATGKVGVCFGTSGPGATNLVTGIATAQMDSIPMVIVTGQVPSYAIGSDAFQETDIYGITLPIVKHSYVVRDPREMATIVAEAFHIASTGRPGPVLIDVPKDIGLMVFDYEPVEPGSVRLRGYRPTVKGNPRQILQAIPLMRSARRPLLYVGGGAI